A window from Callithrix jacchus isolate 240 chromosome 17, calJac240_pri, whole genome shotgun sequence encodes these proteins:
- the TNK2 gene encoding activated CDC42 kinase 1 isoform X48 — translation MQPEEGTGWLLELLSEVQLQQYFLRLRDDLNVTRLSHFEYVKNEDLEKIGMGRPGQRRLWEAVKRRKALCKRKSWMSKVFSGKRPEAEFPPQHSQSTFRKTSPIPGVPAGEGPLQSLTCLIGEKDLRLLEKLGDGSFGVVRRGEWDAPSGKTVSVAVKCLKPDVLSQPEAMDDFIREVNAMHSLDHRNLIRLYGVVLIPPMKMVTELAPLGSLLDRLRKHQGHFLLGTLSRYAVQVAEGMGYLESKRFIHRDLAARNLLLATRDLVKIGDFGLMRALPQNDDHYVMQEHRKVPFAWCAPESLKTRTFSHASDTWMFGVTLWEMFTYGQEPWIGLNGSQILHKIDKEGERLPRPEDCPQDIYNVMVQCWAHKPEDRPTFVALRDFLLEAHPTDMRALQDFEEPDKLHIQMNDVITVIEGRAENYWWRGQNTRTLCVGPFPRNVVTSVAGLSAQDISQPLQNSFIHTGHGDSDPRHCWGFPDRIDELYLGNPMDPPDLLSVELSTSRPTQHLGRVKREPPPRPPQPAFFTQKPTYDPVSEDQDPLSSDFKRLGLRKSGLPRGLWLAKPSARVPGTKAGRGSGAEVTLIDFGEEPVVPALRPYTPSLAQLAMDACSLLDKTPPQSPTRALPRPLHPTPVVDWDARPLPPPPAYDDVAQDEDDFEARLPPPLEDNLFLLPQGGGKPPSSAQTEEIFQALQQECMRQLQVPAGSTAPSPSPGGDDKPQVPPRVPIPPRPTRPHLDLSPASSGEEETGRWPGPASPPRVPPREPLSPPGSRTPSPLVPPGSSPLPPRLSSSPGKTMPTTQSFASDPKYATPQVIQAPGPRASPCILPIVRDGKKVSSTHYYLLPERPSYLERYQRFLREAQSPEEPAPLPVPLLLPPPSTPAPAAPTATVRPMPQAALDPKANFSTNNSNPGARPPAPRATARPPQRGCAGDGPEAGRLADKVQMLQATVHGVTTEECQAALQSHGWSVQRAAQYLKVEQLFGLGLRPRGECHKVLEMFDWNLEQAGCHLLGSWGPAHHKR, via the exons ATGCAGCCAGAGGAGGGCACAGGCTGGCTGCTGGAGCTGCTGTCCGAGGTGCAGCTGCAACAGTACTTCCTGCGGCTCCGAGACGACCTCAACGTCACCCGGCTGTCCCACTTTGAGTATGTCAAGAATGAGGACCTGGAGAAGATTGGCATGGGCCGGCCTG GCCAGCGGCGGCTGTGGGAGGccgtgaagaggaggaaggcctTATGCAAACGGAAGTCGTGGATGAGCAAG GTGTTCAGTGGAAAGCGACCAGAGGCTGAGTTCCCCCCTCAACACTCTCAGAGCACCTTCCGGAAGACCTCGCCCATCCCTGGGGTCCCAGCAGGGGAGGGGCCCCTGCAGAGCCTCACCTGCCTCATTGGGGAGAAGGACCTGCGCCTCCTGGAGAAGCTGGGCGATGGCTCTTTTGGCGTTGTGCGCAGAGGCGAGTGGGACGCGCCCTCAGGGAAGACG GTGAGTGTGGCTGTGAAGTGCCTGAAGCCCGATGTGCTGAGCCAGCCAGAAGCCATGGACGACTTCATCCGGGAGGTCAACGCCATGCACTCGCTGGACCACCGAAACCTCATTCGCCTCTATGGGGTGGTGCTCATACCACCCATGAAGATG GTGACAGAGCTGGCACCTCTGGGATCGCTGTTGGACCGGCTACGTAAGCACCAGGGCCACTTCCTCCTGGGGACTCTGAGCCGCTACGCTGTGCAGGTGGCTGAGGGCATGGGCTACCTGGAGTCCAAGCGCTTTATTCACCGTGACCTGGCTGCCCGCAATCTGCTGTTGGCTACCCGCGACCTGGTCAAGATCGGGGACTTTGGGCTGATGCGAGCGCTGCCCCAGAATGACGACCATTACGTCATGCAGGAACATCGCAAGGTGCCCTTCGCCTG GTGTGCCCCTGAGAGCCTGAAGACACGTACCTTCTCCCATGCCAGCGACACCTGGATGTTCGGGGTGACACTGTGGGAGATGTTCACCTACGGCCAGGAGCCCTGGATCGGCCTCAATGGCAGTCAG ATCCTGCATAAGATTGACAAGGAGGGGGAGCGGCTGCCTCGGCCCGAGGACTGCCCCCAGGACATCTACAATGTCATGGTCCAGTGCTGGGCTCACAAGCCAGAGGACAGACCTACGTTTGTGGCTCTGCGGGACTTCCTGCTGGAG GCCCATCCCACTGACATGCGGGCCCTTCAGGACTTTGAGGAGCCGGACAAGCTGCACATCCAGATGAATGACGTCATCACTGTCATCGAGGGAAG GGCCGAGAACTACTGGTGGCGTGGTCAGAACACGCGGACGCTGTGTGTGGGGCCTTTCCCTCGCAACGTGGTGACCTCCGTGGCTGGCCTGTCCGCCCAGGACATCAGCCAACCCCTGCAGAACAGCTTCATCCACACGGGGCATGGTGACAGCGACCCCCGCCACTGCTGGGGCTTCCCAGACAGGATCGATGA GCTGTATCTGGGAAACCCCATGGACCCCCCGGACCTGCTGAGCGTGGAACTGAGCACCTCCCGGCCCACCCAGCATCTAGGAAGGGTGAAAA GGGAGCCTCCAcctcgcccacctcagcctgccttCTTCACTCAGA AACCAACCTATGACCCTGTGAGCGAGGACCAAGACCCCCTGTCCAGTGACTTCAAGAGGCTGGGCCTTCGGAAGTCAGGCCTGCCCCGAGGGCTGTGGCTGGCAAAGCCCTCAGCGAGGGTGCCAGGCACCAAGGCCGGCCGAGGCAGCGGGGCTGAGGTCACGCTCATCGACTTCGGTGAGGAGCCCGTGGTCCCGGCCCTGCGGCCCTACACACCCTCCCTGGCGCAGCTGGCCATGGATGCCTGCTCTTTGCTAGACAAGACCCCGCCTCAGAGCCCCACGAGGGCGCTGCCCCGGCCCCTGCATCCCACGCCTGTGGTGGACTGGGACGCACGCCCGCTGCCACCCCCGCCTGCTTATGACGATGTGGCCCAGGATGAGGATGACTTTGAG GCACGGCTGCCCCCTCCCCTGGAGGACAACCTGTTCCTCCTGCCCCAGGGTGGGGGCAAGCCGCCCAGCTCTGCGCAGACCGAGGAGATCTTCCAGGCTCTGCAGCAGGAGTGCATGCGGCAGCTGCAGGTTCCGGCCGGATCCAcggccccctcccccagcccggGGGGTGACGACAAGCCCCAGGTGCCCCCTAGGGTGCCCATCCCCCCTCGGCCAACGCGCCCGCACCTCGACTTGTCTCCAGCCTCCTCAGGCGAGGAGGAGACCGGCCGGTGGCCTGGACCTGCCTCCCCTCCCCGAGTGCCTCCCCGGGAGCCCCTGTCCCCTCCAGGCTCGAGGACACCCAGCCCCCTGGTACCACCTGGCAGCTCCCCACTGCCGCCCCGGCTCTCAAGCTCACCCGGGAAGACCATGCCTACCACCCAAAGCTTCGCCTCAGACCCCAAGTACGCCACCCCTCAGGTGATCCAGGCGCCTGGCCCACGGGCCAGTCCCTGCATCCTGCCCATCGTCCGGGATGGCAAGAAGGTCAGCAGCACCCACTATTACTTGCTGCCTGAGCGCCCGTCCTACCTGGAGCGCTACCAGCGCTTCCTGCGTGAGGCCCAGAGCCCCGAGGAGCCAGCCCCCCTGCCTGTGCCCCTGCTGCTGCCCCCACCCAGcaccccagcccctgctgccccCACGGCCACCGTTCGGCCGATGCCCCAGGCTGCCTTGGACCCCAAAGCCAACTTCTCCACCAACAACAGCAACCCAGGGGCCCGGCCACCAGCCCCGAGGGCCACTGCTCGGCCGCCACAGCGGGGCTGCGCTGGGGATGGGCCAGAGGCGGGCCGGCTGGCAGACAAGGTCCAGATG CTGCAGGCCACGGTGCATGGGGTGACCACAGAGGAGTGCCAGGCGGCCCTGCAGAGCCACGGCTGGAGCGTGCAGAGGGCTGCCCAGTATCTGAAG GTGGAGCAGCTCTTCGGGCTGGGTCTGCGGCCCAGAGGGGAGTGCCACAAAGTGCTGGAGATGTTCGACTGGAACCTCGAGCAGGCCGGTTGCCACCTTCTGGGCTCCTGGGGCCCTGCCCACCACAA gcgcTGA
- the TNK2 gene encoding activated CDC42 kinase 1 isoform X44: MQPEEGTGWLLELLSEVQLQQYFLRLRDDLNVTRLSHFEYVKNEDLEKIGMGRPGQRRLWEAVKRRKALCKRKSWMSKVFSGKRPEAEFPPQHSQSTFRKTSPIPGVPAGEGPLQSLTCLIGEKDLRLLEKLGDGSFGVVRRGEWDAPSGKTVSVAVKCLKPDVLSQPEAMDDFIREVNAMHSLDHRNLIRLYGVVLIPPMKMVTELAPLGSLLDRLRKHQGHFLLGTLSRYAVQVAEGMGYLESKRFIHRDLAARNLLLATRDLVKIGDFGLMRALPQNDDHYVMQEHRKVPFAWCAPESLKTRTFSHASDTWMFGVTLWEMFTYGQEPWIGLNGSQILHKIDKEGERLPRPEDCPQDIYNVMVQCWAHKPEDRPTFVALRDFLLEAHPTDMRALQDFEEPDKLHIQMNDVITVIEGRAENYWWRGQNTRTLCVGPFPRNVVTSVAGLSAQDISQPLQNSFIHTGHGDSDPRHCWGFPDRIDELYLGNPMDPPDLLSVELSTSRPTQHLGRVKREPPPRPPQPAFFTQKPTYDPVSEDQDPLSSDFKRLGLRKSGLPRGLWLAKPSARVPGTKAGRGSGAEVTLIDFGEEPVVPALRPYTPSLAQLAMDACSLLDKTPPQSPTRALPRPLHPTPVVDWDARPLPPPPAYDDVAQDEDDFEARLPPPLEDNLFLLPQGGGKPPSSAQTEEIFQALQQECMRQLQVPAGSTAPSPSPGGDDKPQVPPRVPIPPRPTRPHLDLSPASSGEEETGRWPGPASPPRVPPREPLSPPGSRTPSPLVPPGSSPLPPRLSSSPGKTMPTTQSFASDPKYATPQVIQAPGPRASPCILPIVRDGKKVSSTHYYLLPERPSYLERYQRFLREAQSPEEPAPLPVPLLLPPPSTPAPAAPTATVRPMPQAALDPKANFSTNNSNPGARPPAPRATARPPQRGCAGDGPEAGRLADKVQMLQATVHGVTTEECQAALQSHGWSVQRAAQYLKVEQLFGLGLRPRGECHKVLEMFDWNLEQAGCHLLGSWGPAHHKLECNGVISAHRNLRLLGSGNSPASAS, from the exons ATGCAGCCAGAGGAGGGCACAGGCTGGCTGCTGGAGCTGCTGTCCGAGGTGCAGCTGCAACAGTACTTCCTGCGGCTCCGAGACGACCTCAACGTCACCCGGCTGTCCCACTTTGAGTATGTCAAGAATGAGGACCTGGAGAAGATTGGCATGGGCCGGCCTG GCCAGCGGCGGCTGTGGGAGGccgtgaagaggaggaaggcctTATGCAAACGGAAGTCGTGGATGAGCAAG GTGTTCAGTGGAAAGCGACCAGAGGCTGAGTTCCCCCCTCAACACTCTCAGAGCACCTTCCGGAAGACCTCGCCCATCCCTGGGGTCCCAGCAGGGGAGGGGCCCCTGCAGAGCCTCACCTGCCTCATTGGGGAGAAGGACCTGCGCCTCCTGGAGAAGCTGGGCGATGGCTCTTTTGGCGTTGTGCGCAGAGGCGAGTGGGACGCGCCCTCAGGGAAGACG GTGAGTGTGGCTGTGAAGTGCCTGAAGCCCGATGTGCTGAGCCAGCCAGAAGCCATGGACGACTTCATCCGGGAGGTCAACGCCATGCACTCGCTGGACCACCGAAACCTCATTCGCCTCTATGGGGTGGTGCTCATACCACCCATGAAGATG GTGACAGAGCTGGCACCTCTGGGATCGCTGTTGGACCGGCTACGTAAGCACCAGGGCCACTTCCTCCTGGGGACTCTGAGCCGCTACGCTGTGCAGGTGGCTGAGGGCATGGGCTACCTGGAGTCCAAGCGCTTTATTCACCGTGACCTGGCTGCCCGCAATCTGCTGTTGGCTACCCGCGACCTGGTCAAGATCGGGGACTTTGGGCTGATGCGAGCGCTGCCCCAGAATGACGACCATTACGTCATGCAGGAACATCGCAAGGTGCCCTTCGCCTG GTGTGCCCCTGAGAGCCTGAAGACACGTACCTTCTCCCATGCCAGCGACACCTGGATGTTCGGGGTGACACTGTGGGAGATGTTCACCTACGGCCAGGAGCCCTGGATCGGCCTCAATGGCAGTCAG ATCCTGCATAAGATTGACAAGGAGGGGGAGCGGCTGCCTCGGCCCGAGGACTGCCCCCAGGACATCTACAATGTCATGGTCCAGTGCTGGGCTCACAAGCCAGAGGACAGACCTACGTTTGTGGCTCTGCGGGACTTCCTGCTGGAG GCCCATCCCACTGACATGCGGGCCCTTCAGGACTTTGAGGAGCCGGACAAGCTGCACATCCAGATGAATGACGTCATCACTGTCATCGAGGGAAG GGCCGAGAACTACTGGTGGCGTGGTCAGAACACGCGGACGCTGTGTGTGGGGCCTTTCCCTCGCAACGTGGTGACCTCCGTGGCTGGCCTGTCCGCCCAGGACATCAGCCAACCCCTGCAGAACAGCTTCATCCACACGGGGCATGGTGACAGCGACCCCCGCCACTGCTGGGGCTTCCCAGACAGGATCGATGA GCTGTATCTGGGAAACCCCATGGACCCCCCGGACCTGCTGAGCGTGGAACTGAGCACCTCCCGGCCCACCCAGCATCTAGGAAGGGTGAAAA GGGAGCCTCCAcctcgcccacctcagcctgccttCTTCACTCAGA AACCAACCTATGACCCTGTGAGCGAGGACCAAGACCCCCTGTCCAGTGACTTCAAGAGGCTGGGCCTTCGGAAGTCAGGCCTGCCCCGAGGGCTGTGGCTGGCAAAGCCCTCAGCGAGGGTGCCAGGCACCAAGGCCGGCCGAGGCAGCGGGGCTGAGGTCACGCTCATCGACTTCGGTGAGGAGCCCGTGGTCCCGGCCCTGCGGCCCTACACACCCTCCCTGGCGCAGCTGGCCATGGATGCCTGCTCTTTGCTAGACAAGACCCCGCCTCAGAGCCCCACGAGGGCGCTGCCCCGGCCCCTGCATCCCACGCCTGTGGTGGACTGGGACGCACGCCCGCTGCCACCCCCGCCTGCTTATGACGATGTGGCCCAGGATGAGGATGACTTTGAG GCACGGCTGCCCCCTCCCCTGGAGGACAACCTGTTCCTCCTGCCCCAGGGTGGGGGCAAGCCGCCCAGCTCTGCGCAGACCGAGGAGATCTTCCAGGCTCTGCAGCAGGAGTGCATGCGGCAGCTGCAGGTTCCGGCCGGATCCAcggccccctcccccagcccggGGGGTGACGACAAGCCCCAGGTGCCCCCTAGGGTGCCCATCCCCCCTCGGCCAACGCGCCCGCACCTCGACTTGTCTCCAGCCTCCTCAGGCGAGGAGGAGACCGGCCGGTGGCCTGGACCTGCCTCCCCTCCCCGAGTGCCTCCCCGGGAGCCCCTGTCCCCTCCAGGCTCGAGGACACCCAGCCCCCTGGTACCACCTGGCAGCTCCCCACTGCCGCCCCGGCTCTCAAGCTCACCCGGGAAGACCATGCCTACCACCCAAAGCTTCGCCTCAGACCCCAAGTACGCCACCCCTCAGGTGATCCAGGCGCCTGGCCCACGGGCCAGTCCCTGCATCCTGCCCATCGTCCGGGATGGCAAGAAGGTCAGCAGCACCCACTATTACTTGCTGCCTGAGCGCCCGTCCTACCTGGAGCGCTACCAGCGCTTCCTGCGTGAGGCCCAGAGCCCCGAGGAGCCAGCCCCCCTGCCTGTGCCCCTGCTGCTGCCCCCACCCAGcaccccagcccctgctgccccCACGGCCACCGTTCGGCCGATGCCCCAGGCTGCCTTGGACCCCAAAGCCAACTTCTCCACCAACAACAGCAACCCAGGGGCCCGGCCACCAGCCCCGAGGGCCACTGCTCGGCCGCCACAGCGGGGCTGCGCTGGGGATGGGCCAGAGGCGGGCCGGCTGGCAGACAAGGTCCAGATG CTGCAGGCCACGGTGCATGGGGTGACCACAGAGGAGTGCCAGGCGGCCCTGCAGAGCCACGGCTGGAGCGTGCAGAGGGCTGCCCAGTATCTGAAG GTGGAGCAGCTCTTCGGGCTGGGTCTGCGGCCCAGAGGGGAGTGCCACAAAGTGCTGGAGATGTTCGACTGGAACCTCGAGCAGGCCGGTTGCCACCTTCTGGGCTCCTGGGGCCCTGCCCACCACAA gctggagtgcaatggcgtgatctcggctcaccgcaacctccgcctcctgggttcaggcaattctcctgcctcagcctcctga
- the TNK2 gene encoding activated CDC42 kinase 1 isoform X24 → MQPEEGTGWLLELLSEVQLQQYFLRLRDDLNVTRLSHFEYVKNEDLEKIGMGRPGQRRLWEAVKRRKALCKRKSWMSKVFSGKRPEAEFPPQHSQSTFRKTSPIPGVPAGEGPLQSLTCLIGEKDLRLLEKLGDGSFGVVRRGEWDAPSGKTVSVAVKCLKPDVLSQPEAMDDFIREVNAMHSLDHRNLIRLYGVVLIPPMKMVTELAPLGSLLDRLRKHQGHFLLGTLSRYAVQVAEGMGYLESKRFIHRDLAARNLLLATRDLVKIGDFGLMRALPQNDDHYVMQEHRKVPFAWCAPESLKTRTFSHASDTWMFGVTLWEMFTYGQEPWIGLNGSQILHKIDKEGERLPRPEDCPQDIYNVMVQCWAHKPEDRPTFVALRDFLLEAHPTDMRALQDFEEPDKLHIQMNDVITVIEGRAENYWWRGQNTRTLCVGPFPRNVVTSVAGLSAQDISQPLQNSFIHTGHGDSDPRHCWGFPDRIDELYLGNPMDPPDLLSVELSTSRPTQHLGRVKREPPPRPPQPAFFTQKPTYDPVSEDQDPLSSDFKRLGLRKSGLPRGLWLAKPSARVPGTKAGRGSGAEVTLIDFGEEPVVPALRPYTPSLAQLAMDACSLLDKTPPQSPTRALPRPLHPTPVVDWDARPLPPPPAYDDVAQDEDDFEVCSINSSLVGTGVPAGPSQGETNYAFVPEQARLPPPLEDNLFLLPQGGGKPPSSAQTEEIFQALQQECMRQLQVPAGSTAPSPSPGGDDKPQVPPRVPIPPRPTRPHLDLSPASSGEEETGRWPGPASPPRVPPREPLSPPGSRTPSPLVPPGSSPLPPRLSSSPGKTMPTTQSFASDPKYATPQVIQAPGPRASPCILPIVRDGKKVSSTHYYLLPERPSYLERYQRFLREAQSPEEPAPLPVPLLLPPPSTPAPAAPTATVRPMPQAALDPKANFSTNNSNPGARPPAPRATARPPQRGCAGDGPEAGRLADKVQMLQATVHGVTTEECQAALQSHGWSVQRAAQYLKVEQLFGLGLRPRGECHKVLEMFDWNLEQAGCHLLGSWGPAHHKRSSLLLPRLECNGVISAHRNLRLLGSGNSPASAS, encoded by the exons ATGCAGCCAGAGGAGGGCACAGGCTGGCTGCTGGAGCTGCTGTCCGAGGTGCAGCTGCAACAGTACTTCCTGCGGCTCCGAGACGACCTCAACGTCACCCGGCTGTCCCACTTTGAGTATGTCAAGAATGAGGACCTGGAGAAGATTGGCATGGGCCGGCCTG GCCAGCGGCGGCTGTGGGAGGccgtgaagaggaggaaggcctTATGCAAACGGAAGTCGTGGATGAGCAAG GTGTTCAGTGGAAAGCGACCAGAGGCTGAGTTCCCCCCTCAACACTCTCAGAGCACCTTCCGGAAGACCTCGCCCATCCCTGGGGTCCCAGCAGGGGAGGGGCCCCTGCAGAGCCTCACCTGCCTCATTGGGGAGAAGGACCTGCGCCTCCTGGAGAAGCTGGGCGATGGCTCTTTTGGCGTTGTGCGCAGAGGCGAGTGGGACGCGCCCTCAGGGAAGACG GTGAGTGTGGCTGTGAAGTGCCTGAAGCCCGATGTGCTGAGCCAGCCAGAAGCCATGGACGACTTCATCCGGGAGGTCAACGCCATGCACTCGCTGGACCACCGAAACCTCATTCGCCTCTATGGGGTGGTGCTCATACCACCCATGAAGATG GTGACAGAGCTGGCACCTCTGGGATCGCTGTTGGACCGGCTACGTAAGCACCAGGGCCACTTCCTCCTGGGGACTCTGAGCCGCTACGCTGTGCAGGTGGCTGAGGGCATGGGCTACCTGGAGTCCAAGCGCTTTATTCACCGTGACCTGGCTGCCCGCAATCTGCTGTTGGCTACCCGCGACCTGGTCAAGATCGGGGACTTTGGGCTGATGCGAGCGCTGCCCCAGAATGACGACCATTACGTCATGCAGGAACATCGCAAGGTGCCCTTCGCCTG GTGTGCCCCTGAGAGCCTGAAGACACGTACCTTCTCCCATGCCAGCGACACCTGGATGTTCGGGGTGACACTGTGGGAGATGTTCACCTACGGCCAGGAGCCCTGGATCGGCCTCAATGGCAGTCAG ATCCTGCATAAGATTGACAAGGAGGGGGAGCGGCTGCCTCGGCCCGAGGACTGCCCCCAGGACATCTACAATGTCATGGTCCAGTGCTGGGCTCACAAGCCAGAGGACAGACCTACGTTTGTGGCTCTGCGGGACTTCCTGCTGGAG GCCCATCCCACTGACATGCGGGCCCTTCAGGACTTTGAGGAGCCGGACAAGCTGCACATCCAGATGAATGACGTCATCACTGTCATCGAGGGAAG GGCCGAGAACTACTGGTGGCGTGGTCAGAACACGCGGACGCTGTGTGTGGGGCCTTTCCCTCGCAACGTGGTGACCTCCGTGGCTGGCCTGTCCGCCCAGGACATCAGCCAACCCCTGCAGAACAGCTTCATCCACACGGGGCATGGTGACAGCGACCCCCGCCACTGCTGGGGCTTCCCAGACAGGATCGATGA GCTGTATCTGGGAAACCCCATGGACCCCCCGGACCTGCTGAGCGTGGAACTGAGCACCTCCCGGCCCACCCAGCATCTAGGAAGGGTGAAAA GGGAGCCTCCAcctcgcccacctcagcctgccttCTTCACTCAGA AACCAACCTATGACCCTGTGAGCGAGGACCAAGACCCCCTGTCCAGTGACTTCAAGAGGCTGGGCCTTCGGAAGTCAGGCCTGCCCCGAGGGCTGTGGCTGGCAAAGCCCTCAGCGAGGGTGCCAGGCACCAAGGCCGGCCGAGGCAGCGGGGCTGAGGTCACGCTCATCGACTTCGGTGAGGAGCCCGTGGTCCCGGCCCTGCGGCCCTACACACCCTCCCTGGCGCAGCTGGCCATGGATGCCTGCTCTTTGCTAGACAAGACCCCGCCTCAGAGCCCCACGAGGGCGCTGCCCCGGCCCCTGCATCCCACGCCTGTGGTGGACTGGGACGCACGCCCGCTGCCACCCCCGCCTGCTTATGACGATGTGGCCCAGGATGAGGATGACTTTGAGGTCTGCTCCATCAACAGCAGCCTGGTGGGCACAGGGGTCCCTGCTGGACCCAGCCAGGGCGAGACCAACTACGCCTTTGTGCCTGAACAGGCACGGCTGCCCCCTCCCCTGGAGGACAACCTGTTCCTCCTGCCCCAGGGTGGGGGCAAGCCGCCCAGCTCTGCGCAGACCGAGGAGATCTTCCAGGCTCTGCAGCAGGAGTGCATGCGGCAGCTGCAGGTTCCGGCCGGATCCAcggccccctcccccagcccggGGGGTGACGACAAGCCCCAGGTGCCCCCTAGGGTGCCCATCCCCCCTCGGCCAACGCGCCCGCACCTCGACTTGTCTCCAGCCTCCTCAGGCGAGGAGGAGACCGGCCGGTGGCCTGGACCTGCCTCCCCTCCCCGAGTGCCTCCCCGGGAGCCCCTGTCCCCTCCAGGCTCGAGGACACCCAGCCCCCTGGTACCACCTGGCAGCTCCCCACTGCCGCCCCGGCTCTCAAGCTCACCCGGGAAGACCATGCCTACCACCCAAAGCTTCGCCTCAGACCCCAAGTACGCCACCCCTCAGGTGATCCAGGCGCCTGGCCCACGGGCCAGTCCCTGCATCCTGCCCATCGTCCGGGATGGCAAGAAGGTCAGCAGCACCCACTATTACTTGCTGCCTGAGCGCCCGTCCTACCTGGAGCGCTACCAGCGCTTCCTGCGTGAGGCCCAGAGCCCCGAGGAGCCAGCCCCCCTGCCTGTGCCCCTGCTGCTGCCCCCACCCAGcaccccagcccctgctgccccCACGGCCACCGTTCGGCCGATGCCCCAGGCTGCCTTGGACCCCAAAGCCAACTTCTCCACCAACAACAGCAACCCAGGGGCCCGGCCACCAGCCCCGAGGGCCACTGCTCGGCCGCCACAGCGGGGCTGCGCTGGGGATGGGCCAGAGGCGGGCCGGCTGGCAGACAAGGTCCAGATG CTGCAGGCCACGGTGCATGGGGTGACCACAGAGGAGTGCCAGGCGGCCCTGCAGAGCCACGGCTGGAGCGTGCAGAGGGCTGCCCAGTATCTGAAG GTGGAGCAGCTCTTCGGGCTGGGTCTGCGGCCCAGAGGGGAGTGCCACAAAGTGCTGGAGATGTTCGACTGGAACCTCGAGCAGGCCGGTTGCCACCTTCTGGGCTCCTGGGGCCCTGCCCACCACAA acggagttcgctcttgttacccaggctggagtgcaatggcgtgatctcggctcaccgcaacctccgcctcctgggttcaggcaattctcctgcctcagcctcctga